The genomic DNA ctgtcgcagacatcttcgttgtggtggatgatgtttgtcctcgttggaacatcttgaaacaggtgtttatattcgtggagcagttctttcacctgttgttggtgttctggctggaggtgtgccaactttgtagactccagcttctccaggatttctgagttctgaagcttgaccgagcccagctttgagtttagagtattttcactcaagtcagtttcagtatcactatcttcataatggcttgaactgactgcactgacaggctgagttatagtaggattatccctatccaaatatggcttaagcatatttatgtgacatagctgttttgttttcgcctgtcaggtgttattatgatgtaatttaaatcactcaatttcttatcaattaggtatggcccaaagtaacgagcatggagtggtttgccaggaattggaagtagaacaagaactttttgacctggttcaaacttccgttttgaggtgtttttatcgtatttggttttcattgactgctgagatgactcaagattttctctggctaattcacatgctttagagagttttgtacgaaaatctgacacatattgtaaaatattcagacaatcatcgtcgtctgataggaatttctctttaacgagcttaagtgggccacggactgtatgtccaaatacaagctcaaatgggctaaaaccaagagactcttgaattgactctctaacagcaaagagcaaaaatgaattccttcatcccactgcttctctgtgtcaaaacagtaggtcctaatcatgtttttcaaagtttgatgaaatcgctcaagagcaccctgactttctggatgataggcggatgacctatactgtttaatgcctagctgatccattacttgttgaaaaattccagacataaagttggagccttgatcggactggacacatttagggaggccaaataaagtgaaaaatttgactaaagctctcactatagtctttgtctttatgtttctcagtggtatggcttctgggaaccgagttgatgtacacataattgtcaacatgtactcatttcctgatcttgtttttggtaggggcccaacacagtctattagaatcctactaaatggttcttgaaatgcaggaattggctgtaaaggggcctttggaatggtctgatttggctttcctaccatttgacatgtgtgacaagttttacagaaatgtgctacatcctgcctgagattaggccaataaaagtgactgagaattttatgataagttttcctgactcccaaatgaccagcccagggcgtttcatgggccaggcgcaatatttcagcacgatagggctttggaaccacaatttgatgttttatagcccaatcatcatcaaccaaaacatctggaggtctccatttacgcatgagaataccagattttgtataataggaaacagagctatctgaagttttaccttcatcatctaccctgtcaaacaaagacaaaatatctgggtctttgtgttgttctgcaatgagatttgatctagaaaatgtctgactttggtcagcagaagttttactggaagtttcaaatccacgagggataacggaatgatccgtgtcaaacacctgactgagaaggtgtcatttaagtcaacatctgtgacattatttttgagagtattttgattctcggaagttttctttgacatggctcgagtaatggcacatgaaggaaataaatcgggtatctcttgttcaattggctctggatcctgatctaaactaggattatcagtcacaagtggattagtaatgaccttgtccccagcaaggtcgtttccaagaagaaggtgaatcccttcgaaaggcaaaaaaggcctaatacctaaagccacaggtccagaaacaaagtccgaagacaaatagacattatggagaggaacaggaatgtagtcattacaatctaccccttaataagaactttagaacctgaaaatgacttttcagaaaacggcagggtatctgccaacaaaagagactgggaagccccggtatctcttaaaattttgacaggggtagcggaagagaaatcactagaaagtgatataaaccattatgaataaatggctcgaaaatacccataatgctatcctgagaagaattgaccttgacctcattaattggggataagaggggtttaacctcagacaatgtgttacacacattattagactctaattgagttgatgaagaaataaagccggtgggcttagatccactttgaccactttgaccttcacgttttcttttcaatttgaaacaatctgacattaaatggccgtctttcttacaataattacaagaaagtgtaccgaactgtttgtcagaaggagattgagacttgggatctgatgatgtgtgagtgttacttaaattttgtgaactgttgtcatttgatttcctactctcctttgaaaaattcttggatgaaaaggaggagttaaatttacctgcattgtttctgtatgaaaaggactgggatggtttgctgagaaatgaagatttgtgggtcaatgaataatcatcggccaaacgtgcagcaacctccaatgtatctgccttttgttcattgataaacgtcttgatgtcactccgaatgcacctcttaaattcttcaatcaaaacaagctgtcgtaatttgtcataattctgactgaccttttcagaagaacaccaacgatcaaacagttgttcttttgttcgagcaaattcaacataagtttgatccttcaccttctcacaatccctaaatttctgacggtaagcttcaggcaccaactcatagcccttgagaattaattccttcacagaatcataatttgaagcctgctctactgacaactgaatgtaaatttctctggctttacccaccaaagcactctgcaaaagcatagaccaggactccttaggccaattcagactctgagcaattttctcaaaatgaaggaaatatttatcaacatccttttcttggaaagggggaactaacctgaaatgcttagtgatgtcaaacttgtctgaagggaagaattttcctgattgtccaagctctaaacgtctcatttctaactgtagtcgatgttcttccaattctctctccttttctctctgtctttctccatttgtaattctttgtctttcatttgtaattctttgtctttcatttgtaatttttcctgcctttccctttcttccatttgcaatttttccttttctaattccaatttcttaagctccaaatctgcctgtatttctaattctaattttttgagttcgaaggaagactcaggctcataatcttttaaggcagactcctcaaaatggccagaattaactaaatgttttgcaatcttgaactgaatttctcgcttgcgcatagatcttttgacatctactttaaggaaatttgccagtgctatgaggttgtcttttctgagggaattaaatgtgtcctgatcaaggtcatccataaattcgtctggcttgaattccgccatgattgaatttcgctgagttcacagtatacagtagttttgaaaaggctgtcaaaatgttgtcaaacggctcaaaatattcgtctcccggacgagcccccaatttgttacgtgcagagaaaacgaacaaaagggtgaactcagcagttaacgtttaaacaaaatttattacgaaaacaaaactaattgctaagttagggacagagtacaagctttaaaagtgtacagactacttatctcagctgggacggcaaagctccagtctcagagttgtaacagtcagttggatgaatgaacagtccttgcaggcttgaagatgcataaagtccacagtataaatccagcgttggcagtgaaggtcttgaaaagtcttgagaatgactactgctggagtttagtaacacacaagagacacgatcccaaaagtctgactggaagctgtgcacgtcccttttataaaggcatataagaacaatctagaacttttattgacatgctaattactgttctaaaattatctcccttacacaactaatcaactttccagaacattccaaacatgactaattgaattcaaggttgtgaggtcatcaagggcagtgaccttgagaatgttctagactaattgaactcaggtcatgatgagtgggggggaaatgacctacataacaatatatatatatatatatatatatatatatatatatatatatatatatatatatatatatatatatatacatactgtAGGTTGAAGAGTGaagatatgtatgtatataaacgTAAAGAGTGAATACACACacaaatgtgtgtgtgtataatatatatatatatatatatatatatatatatatatatatatatatatatatatatatatatatatatatatatatatatatatatatatatatatatatatatatatatacacaaaatgtatacaatgtgccctcccggttatcaccataatggctttatggcaacctctgaacttgggcacaaaGAGTacggtttatatatatatatatatatatatatatatatatatatatatatatatatatatatatatatatatatatatatatatatatatatatatataatatatatatatatatatatatatatatatatatatatatatatatattcatatatgcatAAACATGTATGAAAGCTTGCTCATTGAAACTCCTTTCTTGAAGATGTTACTGTTGAATAATTCAGCAAATACTGCacacatttctgacatgtttgGATGGTCATAAAATGACATTTATGGAATGCTATGACCTTGCATACACAGCCATGGATGGTGCTGCTTCTATGGATGCCAGTTGCCATGGCAGCAGACAACACTGGACAGCTGCAGATTATGCACTGGAATCCAAGGCTGCCGATGAGGACGACTGGATAAGTTTTGATCCCAAGGAACCTGGAAATGACATTAATGATTTTCTTGCAAATAATAGACCGTCAGCTTTATGTAGGTGAGTGGCATTATGCTGTACAGTCACTTGATCCCACAGGTGGAAAACTTATCTGTCTatgcaaaatatataaattgcaatgaaatataaatattattgatTTGGTCAGAGTTTAGCTTCCTGCAATACTTGAAAAATCACTGAACGTGTTCAACAGAGTTACCTTTCCTTTCCTCGGGGCAGTACATGGAAAAGTCACTGAAGGCATGTATAGATCACACTTGACACAGCCATTTATACGTCCAATATAGTAAATGTGTTTGTAAAGGAAAGGTGGCCGACTGCCTCCATCATTCCTCACTATATGTCTGTAAAAACCTGTTTTACTCACTCTCAGGATGTAATAAGCAATAAACCATGCCAAGTGATTGATATACgtcaagattttgaccagttcacaacatatatgcacaagcATAGCGATTGTAAAGGAGTGAACTGGCCAACATCGAGTGGTATAATTGTTGCTGAGGTAgtttattgctattacatcataatagtaaattgaaattctggcatgaaacATGGAAAAGAGAATTTTTCTAGCTGAGAGCTCATGCCTGTTCCTACCatgctatattgcaaatatagcaCAGTTATTTTCTCAtctcagccaatcagattgcagtatttgcaccatcaatatacaggTATGATACAATTCACTGTATCTCCTCTGCAAGGCTGCTGATAGAAAACATGGCCATCCAGTCAACCTTGTTTCATGCCCATGGCCACTTGACATGTTGAGCTTGGGCCATAGTGAAATGGATCAGAAATCAGGTCATTTCAGACTTGCTTGGAATTGCtggtaaaacatcaaatttgcatatcaaatacTCAAATTTGCCTCACTTGTTCATTAGCAGCTCTGTCAATATGTCAGCATAACTTATGTATGCAAATGCACACTGCCTCTGGTACTATAGTGTGGCATGGGTttcatttttggcatatatgagTATGATCAGCGTGTCCTCTGCTaacaaacatgatttcttgAAACTTGGATTCAGTTCAAGGAATTGGGAAAATCTCTTTGAGTCGGCCCTCTTTAACATGTGAATGAAAGAATTGCTtgcatgacaggtaatttgtttgGCAACGTGGCTTATCATATGGGCTTATAGATATACACACTGggtatatgatatgatatgatgtgatatgatatgatatgatatgatatgatatgatatgatatgatatgatacgaAAATCCATACAATTGTTTCAGAAAGTGAACAGAAAGGCTCAAAATAGCCACAACAAACTGATAGAAGCTCAAGAGCAGTTGGGGGACACACCAATCAAGAGGGGGACACATTCTCCTTTCAGGCTCTCCCCTGCCAATGATATTCCGTCATCTGCAGCAGTAACCTTTAGTCATTGCAAGACCAGCCCtggatttcatttctttttaccCTGTTGATAAAAGAATTTATGAAAGTCCTGTGATAAGGTGTAAAACACAAGATTGGAGTTTATACAAAgagcaaaaatactgaaaaaagaagatATCAAAACTGCAGTTTAATATTGTTGGTTTAATTAATATTTGGCCAAGTGATAGTTTGGTGggatttaaaatgtttttgagGGGGCATCTAAAATGAAATCAGATTTCAATCATGATTAATCCAAAGCAACAACTATTGAAAAGATGCATGAGTTAAACCAGTTTCAAAAACTAACAGAACTTTTTGCTGTAAAAACAATTGCATTTGCATTAAAAGTATTTATGAGATCACTATTTCAAACTCTTGCTGTTGTGAGAAGTCGACTTTTTACCATTAATACATTTCAACATCATGCAGTTTATATCACGTAGTGTTACCCCTTAACATAGGACGAAagcaattaaggtagtatgcacctcaaaagtgaagaCTTAAACCTtggtcaaacttttttaaaggaatctttcaccattctctttcaaaatcaagaataaaaattttgggtcactatgcaaattttggtactagagaatcaaataacccaagatttactgatatttgaaattcaaaatggctgcgatccctgtgttgactctatggagaaaaataaaactttcgaatttcgaaaaactaaattagtaaaaagtttccttacaccaagagctttaaaatgaacccctacaagtggtatatcagaaaagaattgtaaaagtttgagaatccgaatatctgttcccgaggtgTGTTCTACCTTTGGGGTAGGGAGTGTTGTATGTGCATTCAAGTGTAGGGATGGTATAGTAATATAGTGTACTCAGAATTGGAAAAAGTATGCACTGGATGATGATGAGGGTTCACAAAGAAATTTAGTTAGGAGACCAAACAGACATAACATATTGGAACTTGAAGTGATATCACCGCCCATCAACCATCATTTTCTGCTGTCCATTTACAGGTCAAATAAGATCGGCTGGATCTATGTTGAATCACCAAAAGATTGGCGAAGTGGTCATGAACCTGATATTGATGGTCTGGAGGAAGACTGGGAGAGATTAAAATCATCGGGTCGGTCGATAAACTTCTATACAATAATGCAACTCTCAAAATCACATCAAATGACCCTCGGCAAATGGCTGATGCATATTCCAACGGGCTTTCAGGCGGATTACGCGTGGGAAAAGATTGCCAAGGCGACAGCGAGAGGCGATCTCGGATGTGCGGCAAAAGTCAGTCCATATGATTCGTCTCAAACCAATTACCAGCATGTCATCTGTGTTTATAATGAGGACTGCACCAATGAAGAGCAAATCAAGGATTTGGAAGACAAAATCCGTAAAAATGCGGGCATTAAATGTCACCTAAACTACAAACCAGAAGTGTATACCTACATCGGTGTTTACAGACGAAATGAATGGAACTTGAGACCAACAATTTATGAGAGTGTGTACACTCTTCACAAAGGATCTGAAGTAAAAGTATTGTATGACTAACTGCTATCCTACAGTAGAGTACAAATAAAACCTTTGAGATACTTTAGTGCAATAGGAACCTTCAAGATTGTCAGAGCAAGCAAAGTGGAAGAGGATATTTGTGTGAAGTTTGTATCCTCCCATTGTGTATATTTTTAAGATAAAGTGAGGGACAATCCCATATGTTTTATCAAAAACCAAATGCCAAGAAAGTTtgcttgtcaaattatttttgtatttcagtGAAACTggatcaatttcatttcaaaggaTGAGATATATATGTATCTCTTTGCTTTGGTCAAATGATGCTTTATTCAGAGTGTAAAGCTTCAATATCTGAAGATTGCAAAGTAGTTTGCTAGCTGGGCtctttcttttatatttgcatatgtaatacaTGAATGGATTTGTATTGTGAGCTACAACTCTAACGCTGGCTCTGTGTTTCTGATTTACCACCAAGTCTAATTTTAAGATGACCACTTCCATGTTAGTCAAATATTCATACATATACAACAATCAAACTCAATGTGGCCACttgtttttacaatttatttttcataggGTCTGTATGATTGATATTTTCAGAGAAAACTTGTGAAAGACATTCTGAAGATTATGACATCTTgtccaatccaatatggctgacattGGTTTCAAAATAGATAAACGAGCTGAAGTTATCATGGGTTAGTGATAGGCCTCGAGTTAATTATGAATAATGTCATTTCTTTTATAAGTTTTATGACTTTTGTAGGCTTCATGATTATATATATCAACAACCAGCAGTAGTCTTTCAATGGTTTGATCACATTTACAAACTGAATAGTGTGACTGATCTTCTGTGAATAAAATGTATAAAGGTTTTTCCTGTAAGAACATTTCCACTCAAGTTCTTTCATCCAAAGATGTTGATTTTCTATCCTCCTCTTTGTTACACACAGGTAAATGAGGCATTCACTTTTACCGTCAACCAGAGTTAAGGAATATTGACAAAGTAATAAAAGAGGTTTCTCAATGAGATGGTTagaatattgtttatttatttatttatttatttattattcccATTGTCTTTTCTTCTCTGTCGCATattgccttttctttctttaccaGTTCAGAGTAGGTCATTAATTTCTTCCTCTTCAAAATACACTTCTTAGTTTTTAGAATATTACCCAACCTTATAGGACTTCACAAAACAAAGGTCCTTTATAGCAAAGATCCCGACAGTGAGAGCCTGTGATGGCGTGAACCCACTATATTGTGATTGTCTGGTTGAAAACTCTGGCTGATTGAACTTTGAGCTACGTTTAGGCAAGGTTGTAGCATACATTTTCTAGGCTCTCGTACACTCACTCTCCTCAGCACATTACTTTTGTCAATGCCAGTTTGTGAGGGCGCATCCTCATTCGTCGGTCTTTGGAGGTTAGCGTAGGTTCTCACAATGGATTGTCAGCGCCCAATAATACCAACGTAACCATGcccagaaaaaaaaaccaggaCAATAAAGAAAGTGCAGCATTTCAACGCTTTTTTAACTGAAAAATTGCCTCTGGTCTTGCCACAATATGACGATTGGTTCTCCTAAGGATACATATCTTGCACAGAAGATCATgttaaaataaatagaaaaaaaaacttttttgcGTAATAGCCTCTATATAGCTTCCCTACATTGGAACCACTTAGTCTCAAGTGATATAACCTCTGTTTtctcaaaattattaaaaaaattatactttATGATATCGGGTTGGCGGTGTGCGTCGTTATGCGgatcatcaaaaggtcaaccccgcggCGGGGTTGACTTtcgatgacccgcatagcgatgcATGCTACCCCGCcaatagctgtgggtccatagctgtggtgttttcagacgggattcctgccttttacgggctggttttgacttttatgattttaaccccgccaccaccggggttaaaattgtaaaagtctTAACCAGCCCGTGTGGCaagaatcccgtctgaaaacaccatagctatggacccacagctaccccgccaacagatagctgcgtttccacagctagtagCTACTTCTTTAGATGCCCTCTCCGCCGATTAAAATAAGTGTTCCACTGACGTGAATTTCAGCATATCAACTGAGGCAATCAGGTCATCATAATTCAAGCTCGAT from Ptychodera flava strain L36383 chromosome 12, AS_Pfla_20210202, whole genome shotgun sequence includes the following:
- the LOC139145316 gene encoding UPF0696 protein C11orf68 homolog is translated as MEEPHSLKAYRLQNDERSEDAMDGAASMDASCHGSRQHWTAADYALESKAADEDDWISFDPKEPGNDINDFLANNRPSALCRSNKIGWIYVESPKDWRSGHEPDIDGLEEDWERLKSSGRSINFYTIMQLSKSHQMTLGKWLMHIPTGFQADYAWEKIAKATARGDLGCAAKVSPYDSSQTNYQHVICVYNEDCTNEEQIKDLEDKIRKNAGIKCHLNYKPEVYTYIGVYRRNEWNLRPTIYESVYTLHKGSEVKVLYD